ATGCAGGATGGGACTCCATGGCCTGGGAACAATGTGCGGGACCATCCTGGCATGATTCAGGTGCGAGAACATTTCTTGTGTTGGATATTGACCACTTTGTCCCCTGTTGTTATAGTTTTCCAAAGTACATTCATTAATCAAATAGGCGAAGTTTAGTTGAATTGTGTAAAATCAACCATCTTTTTATGTTAACTTTTAATAAATTTGATAGTTTGTTTATGTTGAAGAAAGAGAAGTTGCAATATGTGTTCCTAGTTTGTGCTTGCTAATATCAGTTTTGCTGTTTCTTTGCAAATTAATTGCCTATCATAATGTCACATAAACTATAGTTACGTTTAAGCATCAAATTAAGAAAGTGTTCATGTACAGGTCTTCCTTGGTAATAATGGTGTTCGTGATCTTGAAGGAAATGAGTTACCTCGTTTAGTTTATGTGTCTCGTGAGAAGAGACCTGGCTTTGATCACCACAAAAAGGCTGGTGCCATGAATGCTTTGGTaagcttattttatttttatatatataaataatccAGAGACGATCACTTTTTTGCTACTTATGTTGTCTTGCTtctttttgtaaaattaaaatctAGAGAAAAAAAAATCCTGAGTGGAAATTTTTTTTGCTTCATATGCTGAGTTGTCTTGAATCTATCTTGTAGATGCGAGTTTCAGCAGTTATTTCAAATGCTCCTTATCTACTCAATGTTGATTGTGATCACTACATCAACAACAGCAAGGCACTTAGAGAAGCAATGTGCTTCATGATGGACCCTACATCAGGAAAGAAAGTCTGCTATGTCCAGTTCCCTCAAAGATTTGATGGGATTGATCGTCATGATCGATACTCAAATCGGAATGTTGTGTTCTTTGATGTATGTGTGCAACTTTTCTGTAATTTGAAATTGGATTCCCCCCCTCTTCTTTATTGTTGTTAAAACCCTTATATTTTCTCTAAACAGATCAACATGAAAGGATTAGATGGTATACAAGGACCAATATACGTCGGAACTGGGTGTGTTTTCAGAAGGCAAGCACTTTATGGATATGATGCACCTACCAAAAAGAAGCGGCCAAGTAGGACCTGCAATTGTTGGCCAAGATGGTGCTGCCTGTGTTTTGGTTCTAGAAAGAAAAAGAACACAAAAacaaagaaagagaaaaagaaaccaAAACACAGGGAAGCATCCAAGCAGATTCACGCTCTTGAAAATATTGAAGAGGGAATTGGAGGTAAAGATTAGCAAGTTGCTATAATTAAGtatatctgtatatatatattatttaaaatagaaCGCCGGAGCTGATAAGACATTGTATTGTTATTGCAGAATTGAATCCTGAAAAGGCATCCAATATGTCGCAAGTGACATTGGAGAAGAAGTTTGGGCAGTCTCCTGTGTTTATAGCATCCGCAATTCTAGAGAATGGTGGAGTTCCTCACAATGTTAGCCCTGCATCTCTACTAAAAGAAGCCATTCAAGTCATCAGCTGTGGTTACGAGGATAAAACAGAATGGGGAAAAGAAGTAAGTGAAACAGTAATAATGTATTCTGAAGTTATTTTCACTCACTTAAATCTCCTTATTTTGACCCCTAAACTTCTGTATCAAACCAGGTTGGATGGATATATGGTTCAGTTACTGAGGATATTCTGACTGGATTCAAAATGCACTGCCATGGCTGGCGGTCTGTATACTGCATGCCCAAAAGACCCGCATTCAAGGGTTCAGCTCCGATTAACCTCTCAGATCGTCTGCACCAAGTTCTTCGTTGGGCACTTGGATCAGTTGAGATCTTCTTGAGTAAACATTGTCCAATTTGGTATGGCTATGGAGGTGGATTAAAGTGGTTGGAACGCTTCTCTTATATAAACTCGGTTGTATATCCTTGGACCTCCCTTCCGTTGCTTGTCTACTGTTCTTTGCCTGCCATCTGTCTACTCACTGGGAAATTTATTGTCCCCGAGGTAACTCCCTCattattttttttcccttatCAGCAGTAAATTGGTCAAGATATCTATTTGTATAATAATATGTGATAAGGTTTTGTTATCATGtacaaatttatattattaaagtcgaaatcaaattttttttcttgaaaactgaaatgCTTGTGCATTTGTGCTTTTGTTCTACATCTTATTAGTTGATCCTTGAAACTGCTTATGGACATAATGAACATTTGTTGATGGAAATACATCTGTTTTGCAACTTTAGCATGACTACCATAGCATACTCTTAATGGTAATAATATGCTACAGTGTGTTCTAATATGTGCTCTTATTACAAATGTGCAGATCAGCAACTATGCAAGCATTCTTTTCATGGCTCTCTTCATATCTATAGCAGCAACTGGTATCCTTGAGATGCAGTGGGGTGGAGTCAGGATTGATGACTGGTGGAGAAATGAGCAGTTCTGGGTGATTGGAGGTGTCTCATCACATCTCTTTGCTCTTTTCCAGGGTCTGCTCAAAGTTTTGGCTGGTGTCAACACAAACTTCACGGTCACCTCAAAGGCTGCCGATGATGGAGAGTTCTCAGAGCTGTACATCTTCAAATGGACATCACTCTTGATCCCTCCCATAACCCTGTTGATAGTAAACCTAGTTGGTGTTGTGGTTGGGATTTCTGATGCCATCAATAATGGTTATGATTCATGGGGTCCACTCTTTGGTAGGCTATTTTTTGCTCTCTGGGTCATCATCCACTTGTACCCCTTCCTCAAAGGTATGCTTGGAAAACAAGACAGAATACCCACAATTATTGTGGTCTGGTCCATTCTTCTGGCCTCAATCTTAACTCTCATGTGGGTGAGAATAAATCCATTTGTTTCAAAAGATGGCCCTGTCTTGGAAATCTGTGGTCTAAACTGTGATTAGGATACACATTAAAATAAAAGAAGCCTAGGTTTGTTCCAGTCTCTGTTCTTCATTCTGTGTTGCAGAAGCGATTCGTTCCTCTAACTTTGAGATGTTTCACTCCATTCCAGATGGGAGGGACTAAGAAATTTTTGTGGGTTTAATTATATATAGTATGGGGGTGTAGATAAAGAGGGGTTGGGGGGATGATACATTgctatttgttttattaattcttttatttttgtttctgtgGGGTCTTTGTAGGGTTTTGCTTTGTTTTGTTGATCTTGTTAGATTCTGTATCTTAGGACAACATTGGATTATTATTTATTCCCTTAGTCTTAAAAAAAATAGGGGCTACATACGGGTGTCTCAAGAAATCAGAATTGGTTCTTGTTCATCAATGTACTGGTATCTGCATACCACTCATTCGAACTTATTTTGCCATAAATGTGttacttctaattttaaaaaatagaactTATGGGATCTACTTTGTTTCTTTTGTCATCTTGTTGCATCAAATCTTAAAGCGATTAATGTCTTTAAATCATGACTTagtattttttttcaatattttcatGGGGGTGAGTTCTTATCATGACGATATTATATTGGGAGTTCTCTTGGTCACTGTTTCCACCAACTATAGAGTTTCCATCCCCACTTATCCTGTGCCTCCGTACTAATGCCAAATCAACTGATCCtcgatccaaaaaaaaaaaaaaaaactaaacaatatTAAATATTAAGTCATGATCAATGGGCCAAAAATAGTTTAATTACCTTAGATTCCAATATCTATCATCATCTATGAGATCCGCCACTAATGGGAAAGAGATCGATTAATCATGGAAAACCAAATTAGATCCACACCGATAACAAGCACCAAAACCATTAATCATGGCAGGGCTTGGCCTTTTCAGCTTGTTTCTTTTCATCATTATAATAGCATTGTTTGTCCACCAAATGGCCTAGTTTATGGCGGTGGGAGCAAGTAGGTCTAGGCTTATTGTTCCTTACTTGAGGAATGTTAGTTGAAAACTTTTGTTGAACCGCCACCGTGATGGGGGTTGAACTTATGGGAGAGATGCCTATGGAACTTTGCCTTCCTTCTTGACAAACcatacaattttttttagataATGAATTAAGAAGAAGGATTTGAGCTCTTGATTATAGTAGTCAAGTAATTTTTTCATGTCACCACAAGAACAGATAGAGATGGATGAAATTCTTTAAATTCATCCCATTTGGAACATCGTTCCATATATCAAACTGTCAAATAACATTCTGCTTTCAAATATAGTAGAAGAAACCGAATCAAGCAACCAtgacataaccatgcatgttgtTTCACCTTGTCAAAGAACCAAAAAAAGGATTTGTAGGAAATGGATGTGAAAGAGCCATCTATGAATGACGTTTTCTTCTTTGCAGTGCCACAAAAATGACACGCTTTCAAGATTGATAATTGGAATAGAAGAGGAGGGAGGAAACAAGATCAAACCATACCAGGGTGATCTTTTCTCTTTGGTACTTAAATGGTCGACCAGAGTAGTAAATCGATTTGCAGCAGACTGTCTCGCCATTTTCAGATGTTCCCCAAGTGCTTTGATCATCAGTATGAGCTCGAGCCATAGCTTCAATCTTTAAGATGAAAAGTTATAAACTCTCATACCATATTACTTGTGAAGACAGAATGAGAAAGGAAAAGCTTTATTGAATAAATACTTGTGTGCTCTTACAACAGGAGAGAAATAGGCCTTCGTATAGGCAAGGATACAAATCAAACTCCAAACTTGTTTAGTACTAAAAGTTCGGATAAAAGCAGCTAACTttcgaaatcctataccactccCATCTTCTTTTTGTGATACAATTTATCTCAGTTCAGTCAAAGtattaatattttgttttgtCTTCTATACATGCCTCATCAAATCCGAGCTTTCATAAGCTTACTGTTCATTTCACAAATAAATAAGGATTTTAAACTCATAGACAATATAGTTTGAACTTATCTATACAAAGATTCTTATCTATACAAAGATTCACAAATAAATAAGGATTTTAAACTCATAGACAATATAGTTTGAACTTATCTATACAAAGATTCTTATCTATACAAAGATTCACAAATAAATAAGGATTTTAAAATCATAGACAATATAGTTTGAACTTATCTATACAAAGATTCTTATGAGAGTACAAAGAGAAAAACAGAGAATATGTGAATCAAAGCCTTTGCAAAAGTTGCAAGACTCAGAAAATGAAATGGTATTTATAGAGGAGAATCGTACAATAGAGTTGAAAAGAAAGCTTAAGAAAAATAACAAACTAATCAGTTACAACAACCAAGATTAGGGCAGTAAACTAACTGATTAGACACTTAAGCTAACTAATAAATGAGCTGTCATTTTCTTTCTTATTATCCCCCCTCAAGCGAAAGGGTGAAGGAGACATTTTCAGCTTGTGTTTCAGGTAATAAAATCTGTCAATGGAGAGACATTTGGTGAGAATATCAGCCACTTGATCAATAGAAGGAACATATCTGACCTCCAATTGTGTAGCCAAAATTTGGTCCCTTACAAAATGTAGATCTACCTCAATATGATTCGATCTCGCATGGAAGACCGAATTGGTTGCAAGAGAAGTTGCCCCGTGGTTGTCGACCCAAATTATGGGAGCTGCTGAAAGAGGAATATGCAGCTCAGAGAGAATAGAAGTCAGCCACTTCACTTTAGCTACTGTATTGGCCAGAGATCTAAACTCACTTTCGGTACTCAGTCGAGCCACAACTTTCTGTTTCTTGGCTGACCATGATATAAGATTTTCTCccaaaaatatggcataaccctCTGTTGATCTTCAGTCATCAATGCAGCTTGCCCAGTCTGTATCCGAATAGACTTCAAGACTAAGATGTAGAGCTGGTTTCAATAGTAGTCCATCATGAATAGTTCCTTTAAGATACCGTAAGAGCCTCTTACATGCTTCCCAATGTATTGATGTAGGAGCATGTATGAATTGGCTAAGCTTATTAACAATAAAAACAACATCTGGCCGAGTTAATGTAAGATATTGGAGAGCACCAAGAGTACTCCTGTACAAGGTTTGATCACCAAGAGTTTCACCATGTTGTAAGGAAAGAACATGAGAAGAGCTAGTAGGACTTGGGGTTGGTTTTGCACCCTCAATGTGCAACTTTGACAACAAGTCTGCAATGTACTTACTCTGGGAGAGATACATGTCTGTAGCATTACTTAGGACTTCAACACCTAAGAAATAGTGAAGAGAGCCCAAATCCTTTAGTGAAAACACCTTGTTCAAATCTGATATGAGTTTGGTAATTAGAGTTGAGTTTGGTCCTGTGACCaaaatgtcgtcaacatacaccaAAATGATCATAAGGTTTGAGCCCGAGCCATGAATAAACAAGGAAGTATTAGATTTGGAAGCTACAAAACCTTTGCTGGAAAGGGTGTTCTTGAGTTTATCATTCCAAGCTTTGGTGCTTGTTTAAGACCATGCAAAGCCTTATTTAGTCGACAAACATAATGAGGCTTGTGAGGGCCAATAAACCCTTGTGGTTGCTCTATAAAACAATTTCTTGTAGCTGTCCATGAAGAAAAGCATTGCTCACATCTAGTTGAGTAACAGGCCAACCAAAGGAAATCGCCAAAGTAAGAATGATTATGACCGTGACAGGCTTCACAACAGGGGAAAAGGTCTCTGAAAAATCAATCCGTGGAGTCTGTAAGTAGCCCTTAGCTACCAAACGAGACTTGTATTTGTCAAGAGATCCATCAACTTTAAGTTTGACTCTAAAGgcccatttatttccaacaagACTCATAGAGGGGTCATAAGGCACAAGGGTCCAGGTACCATTCTGAATGAGAGCATTGTATTCCTGTTGTATAGATTGAAGCCAAGCTGGGTCAGCAAGAGCTTGCTTCACTGTAGTGGGCTCTTTGGGAAGCAAAGATTCAGGTAAAGGGTGTCGTGTTGCTGCATACGCCTTGGGTTTGTAGATGCCAAACTTACTTTTGGTTTGCATTGAATGAGTGTTGGTAGGCTGAGCAACAACTCGTATATCTTTAATAGCAGGAGACACCAACTGATTTGAGGATGCAACAGGTAAATAAACAGAGGAAACAACCTGTCGAGGAGCTGATGTAGCAACAAAAACATCATTAGAGGCAAGAAGAGCTTCTGATACACTAGTGGAACCAGTAGGAGCTGGTTGAACAGGAACAAGAGAAGCAGCTACTTAAGGTTGATCAATAGATGGTGTGGAATTGTCAACAGCTGGTGTAAGTGGGCGTGTCACTTCATGTTGAGTTGTGATTGGAAGTGGCACCTCAGGAGCATCAACATGCATGTTGATTAAcacccaaacgtgacttccacaaagtggtagtcgtagtatagatggacggtcgattccacaaggaggaaAAGAGACAAAAAGACAAATAAAACGGTTAAAATGTAAGTAATATAAGGACAAACAATATTTTTGTGGATTTGTTTGTTTGAAGgattaaaataaaagacaataaacaATAAAAAGGCTTGGTGAGGCATCAGGGTTCCACAATATATTTTGGTCACCTATTTACTTtgataatttgcaaatgtatttgagtaataaaatTCCATGCTTGAAGTACATGCACATGTTATTGTTATAAGAAACCTAGAATCGACATAATTCCATTGACAATATGCAGTAAAAGACTACtcacaaaataacaaattaaGATCGCATGCTAATACTATTGTTATGAGAAATCTAGAAGCGACATTATACCATCTCGAAGATAATGTAGTAAAAGACTacccacaaaataataaaattaatataaattattttactgaatctatataaaattaataataaatattaattgcttaaataatgatagaaataataaactcaaatatttgaacattacaacacttttataaattcaaaataaaaagattacaaaataCAAAGCTTCACCCCTATCCTCATCAAAAGAAAACTCTAGCCTAAGCTAAAAGTCATTCTCACATTTTCCATTGAAAATGTGAGAAGACAAAGCTAAGAGATAAAATGGAGAagaggaaatagagagaaaaGATGGTAGAGAGAGAAGTGTGTAGAAAATATGTGTTTCCAAATGAAAACTACATCCTATTTATAGGTGTAGAATACAAATAAATTATGGTGGAAATAACATGTGGCAAGCTACCATTGGTTGAGAGGGAAACACATGGATTGCTAATTTTTTGTTGAAAAGAAGACAATTCTATTGGTTGAAAATGAAACACATGGATTGCCAATGTTTGGTGGAATGAGTTGTAATTGACATCTCTTATTAGTGGATAAGAAATTACATGGATTGGTGACATGATATCTTCATGAATAGGATTGGGCTTTTTCAAATTGGGGTTGACTTCTTCAAAATGCCagctttcttcattttcttccacttttacttccttttcttttttgctttattttattaaacCAAAATTGTATCATTTTCCTACAAAATGAAAACAATTAAatccaaattaaatattttcatttataaaatatatcacattaattccataaaaatattaattaaaaattaatttaatttgacaattaaaattaataaatgtgcATTTTTGACCGTTAATCACATGTTGTTAGTATGAGATAATGGTGAAGTAGTTTGAAAACTTGCATATGGAAAAAGATGAGCCACAAAATGAGTTACCTGCTGAGATGAGGATTGAGAGATGACAGCTGGAAGTCTGTCTCATTGAATTGAACATTGCATGCTATATATATGCGGCCAGCAACATTTTGACAAAGATACCCCTTGTGATTGATAGAATAGCCCACAAAGACACATTTCTCTATCTTGAAGTTGAGTTTGTTGCTGAGATAAGGTCTGAGATGTGGGAAGAAGACACAACCAGATGGCTTCACAAAATTGTAATCAagaactttggaaaataaacacTCATATGGTGAAATGTTGCCTATAATTGGTGTTGGCATACAAATGACAACAAACACTAAGGTTTGAAAAGCAAGCCACCAGTAGGATAAATCAAGACCGGACTGAGCTAGTAAAGTAAGTCTAGTTTTAGTGATGTGCTTGTATTTTCGCTCTGCTCTACCATTTTGTTCTTGGTCATATGGACAGGGGTGTTGAAAGTGAATACCTTGAGACTCTAAGAACTTAGAGAAATGTCTGAATTCTCCTCCCCAATCAGGCTGAACAGTCTTTATGGATAGCTCAAATTGATTTTCAACAAGTTTCTTAAACTGTAGAAATGTCTCAAATGCTTGAGATTTAAGAGACAAGGGAAAAACCCATGTATACCTACTGTAATCATCCAAGAAATGGATGTAGTTGAAATTttgtattttaatattaccaagtgatttaaaataaacaacttaattaaatgcaAAATATTGATTAAGTTGTTTTGACAGATTTCAATTTTGATAACACTACTTATGGAACTGTTACAACAGAAACATGAAAATAGGTAAAAATCAACACacgaggatttttacgtggttcagaaatccTTCAAGAGAACCTACATCCACGGGTCCACGCCCAGAGAGTAAATCAATTAGTAAAGAATGAAATTTTACacaagcattgacttaaacaaagtAAGACCCCCTCTTAAGCTATTGCCACAATCTTGTGGTACTTTTCTTTACGAATCTGATTTTGTTGAaatgctgattctcttgaactcccttcaaagaatagtgaGTGCTTTCTTCCTCCTGAAGTGAGTCTTGAAGAAATTTTCTTTCGAAGATCCTTAGGAACACGTTCACCATAACCATAAACTTGTTACAAAGAACAAACGGTATACATGCAGCAAGGTGCACAGAACATAGTAACAAGGACTAAGGTGAACAACTTAGCCTTTACATAAACAAAGAAAAATTGCTCTCAAGAAATCAAAATATTATCAAACTTTTTCACAATTAGAGAGACAATAATTCAAAAGCCCTAGCTATATATTTATAGTTGCTTGAACGTTCAGAAGAGGATCTCTTGACATCTGAAGCAATAAAGAAATGAT
The genomic region above belongs to Humulus lupulus chromosome 1, drHumLupu1.1, whole genome shotgun sequence and contains:
- the LOC133803210 gene encoding cellulose synthase A catalytic subunit 6 [UDP-forming], which produces MATGRLVAGSHNRNEFVLINADENARIKSVQELSGQKCHICGDDIEITVDGELFVACNECAFPVCRPCYEYERREGNQACPQCKTRYKRLKGSPRVEGDEEEDDIDDIDNEFEYGNYDALGPHQVNEGMLPARHGSQYHSSAIPERESSPPGSEIPLLTYGEEDSEISSGRHALIVPPFMGHGNRVHPMPYSDSSTPLQPRPMVPKKDIAVYGYGSVAWKDRMEDWKKKQNDKLQVVKHQGGNDGGDFGDELDDPELPMMDEGRQPLSRKMPISSSKISPYRLLIVLRLVILGLFFHYRLLHPVNDAYGLWLTSVICEIWFGVSWILDQFPKWYPIHRETYLDRLSLRYEKEGKPSELANIDVFVSTVDPLKEPPLITANTVLSILAVDYPVDKVACYVSDDGAAMLTFEALSETSEFARKWVPFCKKYNIEPRAPEWYFSQKMDYLKNKVQPAFVRERRAMKRDYEEFKVRINALVATAQKVPEDGWTMQDGTPWPGNNVRDHPGMIQVFLGNNGVRDLEGNELPRLVYVSREKRPGFDHHKKAGAMNALMRVSAVISNAPYLLNVDCDHYINNSKALREAMCFMMDPTSGKKVCYVQFPQRFDGIDRHDRYSNRNVVFFDINMKGLDGIQGPIYVGTGCVFRRQALYGYDAPTKKKRPSRTCNCWPRWCCLCFGSRKKKNTKTKKEKKKPKHREASKQIHALENIEEGIGELNPEKASNMSQVTLEKKFGQSPVFIASAILENGGVPHNVSPASLLKEAIQVISCGYEDKTEWGKEVGWIYGSVTEDILTGFKMHCHGWRSVYCMPKRPAFKGSAPINLSDRLHQVLRWALGSVEIFLSKHCPIWYGYGGGLKWLERFSYINSVVYPWTSLPLLVYCSLPAICLLTGKFIVPEISNYASILFMALFISIAATGILEMQWGGVRIDDWWRNEQFWVIGGVSSHLFALFQGLLKVLAGVNTNFTVTSKAADDGEFSELYIFKWTSLLIPPITLLIVNLVGVVVGISDAINNGYDSWGPLFGRLFFALWVIIHLYPFLKGMLGKQDRIPTIIVVWSILLASILTLMWVRINPFVSKDGPVLEICGLNCD